Within Balearica regulorum gibbericeps isolate bBalReg1 chromosome 10, bBalReg1.pri, whole genome shotgun sequence, the genomic segment gttaattttcttcatatctcagctgaaacaaggACAGTGGCCAATGCAGTTTTGGTGTAGGGATCTGTCTGCTACAGAGTGCAGCTCCTCCCAGGTTACGTGCTCTTGCAGAGCTTGAGCAGTGTGGGATCTGCCTGCCTGCTTCACGTCCCAGCAGGGACACAGAACAACTCACTGCCATCGAGAGCGTggccatttttctttccctttcagggAGTCTCAGTAGTTCTTGAGGGCTTTGCAAAACCAGGCTTTCCGGTCTGGATGATGCTAATTCCAGGCCATCTCTGGGAGGTGAAGAAGCCTACTGGCGCTCGGGCTAATACCACCTCCAGCAGCTGTTGTGGTCTGCAGCTGCATAGTGGATGGGGCCATAATATATTTGATTGTGCTAAAGATTGGAGAATTCTGCTTATCTTTTCCTTGTACCGTGTCTTTTTTGGGATATAATACCCCAGGAACCCACATTAAACTTTTCTGgagtggatttttgttttctaaattggGAGATTGATTGGGATTGAACATGTTAGGACACAGCTGAAGTGTTGAGGGAGAGCTGCGCTTTGTCCCCAGTAGCTTTGCAAAGCTGGGCTTTATTCTTTAAAGACCCCAGAAGATGGTGTCCGCTTGCATTCTGGGGCCAAGGCCCTGCCAGCAGCGGAAGTCAGCTCCAGTAGTTGTCTCTCAAAGAGAAGACTGGCCCTGCCACAAAAGTCCTCCCCAAAAGGTGAGGATTGAATACTGACATCCTTTGCGATGCCTGTGCGCTCAGGAAAGGGGCCCTATCGAGGGAGgatcagctggagcagggaatgGTGTCTCGGGCTCCCTGTGCTTGCCAGGGAGTGTTGTGCTCCGCTCTGCCTCCGCAGGCGCTTCCAGCCCCACCGCGAGGCCAGAAGAATGGAGGCGGGAAGAGAccccagggaagggggaggatgACGAAGAAAAGCGCTCATTTTGAGCGGGTTTGGTTGCAGGTTGCTCCTGGAAGACCGGTCAGGGCGGTAGATGGGGGAGCGTGCCCCCAGACCCTGCACTGATCCCACGTGCTTGCTGCAGGATTTGTGGGCTCAGCCAGGTGAGCGGCTGGGTGTAGCTCACTGCTCTCCATTTctcaggcagccagcagcccctTGCTTGCATCCCTGGCCCAGCAAGCCTTGCCCTTCCTCCTTCGCAGccatctgggagcagggcaaaTGTTTTTGCATTCATAACAAGGGAATTCCCGAAAAGGAGCTGAAAATGGATGTGACAGAATGGACAATCTTCAAAATCACTCACCCTTTAGCCTCATGAGCTGCTGGTAACAGCACCCGAGGAGGTCAGTAATTCTCCCGAGAGCAAGACGTCCCAGTGTACACCTTGGATTTATTTAGACTACTCAAACAGAAGAATTGTGCGGAAGCAAGGGTATGCACCAGGCCTGTGTCTCTCCCACCCCCTGCCAGTCCCTTGTTTGTTCATTAACTGGCAAGGAAAGTGACTCTCAGTGCGCAGTCAGTGCGCACTAACTCGTGCACGGACAGGCTGAGGCCAGACACGTCACGCCACGGCACCTACAATAAGGGAGAGCTCCTTCGGTCTCGAGTGGCcgggctgctgcttctcactggGCCCGAAATCCCTTGTCTGTGGTTCCCTGTTGTTCTGGGGCCTGCAAGCTCCTCGTACCCCCGTGACAGTGCCCGGAAAACGGCAGAGCTGTGGGCTCAGCCCGGTGGGACTGTGTCCCAGCCCTTGGACGGAGCTGCCCAGCGGGACATGCTCCCCTCCCCACGAGGGCAGCTCCCCCGGCTGTGCTCCAGCGGCTCTCTGCCAGCACCCTGAGAGCTCTCCCCACGCAGCATTGGCCCAGCCATGAGGTCACAGTGGGGCTGTGATGTCACAGAGCCCAGCAGTGCCGCATCAGCCATATAAACTGAGTGCTCAGCCTCTGGCCCCTGactactgcagcagcagcagcagcagcagtgttctTGTGAGAGTGCGGGGGAGCATGGCCCCCACCCACCGCCTTCTCCtcgtcttcctcctcctggtggCCCTGCATGCCAGGGCTGCCCGGGCTGCTCCATGGCGAGCACAGGGAGCAGGTAAGCAGGCGGCGCTGGTGCAGCCTTTCACGGGCCAGTGGGCTCCTCTCCCCGAGACGCGTGGGTGCTGGTTTGTTTCCTCCAGTGCTTTAGCGAGGGTTTCCGCTGTGTGCGTGAGAGCTCTCCCGGAAAGAGCCCCCGGGGGCCGCATGTTGGTCCATCCGCTCCTCCAGGGTGTTGCAGATGGCCTGGCAAGAGTGTGTGGagagctgccaggagccagcCAAGAGGCCACCAGGCCCCTCTGCACCTTTGCCAAGCTGGACCTTCGTCTGGCTCCCACCTTGTTACCTGAGCCCCTTCCAGAGCCTGGAATTCACTGAGGCAGCAGTGCATCCCAAAGTGCAACGGAAACATTTCTCATCTGCGCTTGCTTCTAGATGAGGATGCCAACAATGATGCTTCTCGGCTGGATGTTGATCTGGAGCCCTTGGAGCACCCTGGAGGTAAGTAAGTTCTCAGTGTCCCTTTCCCTGAGCCTGAGAGCAATCCCCCAGAGACGAGTGCCGTGGAGTGCCCCTCTCTTTGCATTGCACTTGCCTGCACAACTCTGATGGGAAGTATTATCTTAAACTTTGTCACGGGAGCTGTTCTGTCCTGCGCTTGTTTGCAGCTGTGCCTGCGGGCGAAGGCAATCCCGCTTCGCGGCTGGCTTCCAGGAGCGAGGCTCCGGCAGATCGCATGGGTACGTTGtggcttttccctccctctgcgAGCTGCCAGCCCAAAGCCCAAAGGTCAGCCAGCCGGGCGCCTCTGCAGCTGTGAGGATGGAGCCCTGCACGCGTGTGCCCCCTCCTCACGTGATCCCCTCACCGCTTCTGCCGGTCAGTTCTGCCGATGCAGCTGGCAATCCATGATGGAAGCTTCTCTGCCTGTTCAGTTACAGATGTGCCCGAGGGAAGGACTTTTCCGGCTCCTGGGCTGGAGTCTGTGCCACAGGCCGGCTGGCACCGCAGGGGTGAGTCAGTCTGTCTCTGCTGACCTCACAGGCTAAGCACTGGTTTTCCATAATTTAGTCCTGTGAAACTGAACCAAATACGTTCTGTTAAGGTCCTCCGAGCGCGCAGTACCACCAacctgaaggaggaaaaaagctccTGGAGCCAACCCCACTCCTGAGGAAAATGCTGGATGAAGTGGAGAGACGACACGGTGGGTATTTTTCACTCTGCCTTAGCTGTGAGACTGGGCAGCCGGAGGTTTTAGATACACGTCTGGAGACGCTGTGGCCTGCGCTGATTCAGCAGGCTTTTTGGGCTGCGCTCGATTTCCCGTCTGCAGATTGAGAGCTGGGATGGGACGAATGTGACTGTTGCTGGTGCTCACAGGGAAGGGCGTGAGGGCCCTTCTCAGAAGGGCTGTTTCCCCggctggcctggctgcagcttcttcccgtcctctttgaaggaggaaggcaCTTAGCATCATCCCCTTGCCGTTCGCCCAAAACGCCCTACGTGCAAGGCAAGCCAGAAGATCACACGCCATTTCCTGGTCTGCCGGCAGGTCAGGTGTGACTGTGGTTTGGAGTAGTGACCAGGCACAGCCCCAAAAGCCCGGGCCTCGTTCCTAAACCTTATCGGTGTCTTTGAGAAGTCTTGCCTCCTGATGCTGCCATCTGCCTGATGGGGAACAGTTCCATCTAATCCAGctgtcctgcttgctttctcaagAGACGGACCGAGAGGCTGTGAAGAAGCTCTCGTTTCCAGACGGAAGCAGCGGCTCCCTGCCAGTCCCTCCCGACGAAGCGCAGGCAATGCAAGGCGCCGGCACGCCAGGTACTTGCTGTCCCGCGGTCAGCCGGTGCCAGCCCTCAGGATGGCTGTGTCTCAGCAGGCTCTTCCCCCAGCGCCCGCTCTTGCACGTCCCGTCAGCACCTCAGGCTTTACCtgtcatctttgctttttggcaGTGCTGTCAGAGTCCGGAGAAGACCACCAGGCCAGCAGATACCATTTTATTCGAGCGGACTCAGGTACTGAGCAGTCTTGCTGGGGTCCCTAAGTGGGAGGCACATCCCAAAAGCTGGCCATATCAAAGAGAGGTGCTGCAAGCTCACCAGTGGTGCACAGGACGGACTAACATCCTGAATTGCTCCTCCAGATGTGCTCGGAAAGAGAATCGCAAGTGCTGACCGTCCCCAGAGGACCGCAGGTGTTTTATGCCCCCCAGATGTGCGAAGGCGCTGTATGATAGGCACAGCAGCAGGCGTGATTGCCGTGCCAGTTATCATAGTGGTGTGCTGTATCGGGATCCATTGGCGGcggcagaagaaaaacaagagtcGTTGATTTAGTTCtacgcacgcacacacacgctgCTTCCTCAGGTGGCTGCTCATAGCCACAAAGCTTTTCTCGCCAGGCTGCTGCGGAGCGACGAATTAGTGGTTGGCGAAAAACTCTGCtgaggcttctgctgctgccgtCAGACGCTTCAACTTAATTCCTGGGCGGCGTTCTCAGGAGCTCGTTCTGACTGGGGTTCAGGGcctcagcagcctcctctctccacaggcgCGCCTTGGCAGGTTCCGGAGACCGGCTGGAAACCGGCGGCCGCCCTTCGCGCCCGGACAGCCGTACGAGCAGGAGCAGCATCGCCAGCTGGACCAgccgccccggcagccctgAGAGGTGGACCGAAAGCCAGCATCcagggctcctgcctggcaaacCGGCACCCTCGGCCTCCCCACGGCGCCCATGGCCCCCATGCCCGGCCTCCACACAGCCCTCGCGCCCGGTCAGCCCCATCAGCCGGAGCAGCATTGccagctgcaccagctgccccggcagccctgagagctggacaaaaagccagcagccagggctcctgcctggcaaacTGGCGCGCTctgcctccccatccccccaCAGCCCATATGCCCGGCCTCAACGCAGCCATCATGCGCAGAGCCCCATCAGTCGGAGCAGCATTGCCAGCTGGgccagctgccccagcagccctgaCAGTTCGACCGAAAACCAGCAGCCAGTGCTCCTGTCTGGCAAACCGGCATGCTCATCCTCCCCACGGCCCCCATGCCCGGCCTCCACACAGCCATCATACCCGGACAGCCCCATCAGGCTGAGCAGcattttcagctggatcagctgccccggcagccctgag encodes:
- the LOC142603226 gene encoding uncharacterized protein LOC142603226, with the translated sequence MSQSPAVPHQPYKLSAQPLAPDYCSSSSSSSVLVRVRGSMAPTHRLLLVFLLLVALHARAARAAPWRAQGADEDANNDASRLDVDLEPLEHPGAVPAGEGNPASRLASRSEAPADRMVTDVPEGRTFPAPGLESVPQAGWHRRGPPSAQYHQPEGGKKLLEPTPLLRKMLDEVERRHETDREAVKKLSFPDGSSGSLPVPPDEAQAMQGAGTPVLSESGEDHQASRYHFIRADSDVLGKRIASADRPQRTAGVLCPPDVRRRCMIGTAAGVIAVPVIIVVCCIGIHWRRQKKNKSAPWQVPETGWKPAAALRARTAVRAGAASPAGPLPWQP